The window TCAAGAGAAGCACCTGTCACCCCATGCGCATCGAACCTCGCCTGTTGCCCGACACCCTGCCATTCCTCGGTGATCTGCCGCCACTGCTGACGCGTCTTTACGCGGCGCGGGGCGTGCAATCCGAGGCGGAACTGGACAAGAGCCTGGCGCGGCTGATTCCGTTCCAGCAGCTCAAAGGCATCGATGCGGCGGTGGATTTGCTGGTGTCAGCACTGGAGCAGCGCCAGCGGATTCTGATTGTCGGCGACTTCGACGCTGATGGCGCGACGGCCAGTACCGTGGGCGTGCTGGGGTTGCGGCTGCTCGGCGCGGCGCATGTCGATTATCTGGTGCCGAACCGATTCGAGTATGGCTATGGCCTGACCCCGGAAATCGTTGAAGTGGCGCTGACACGCACGCCTCAGTTGCTGATCACAGTCGACAACGGCATCTCCAGTGTCGAAGGCGTGGCGGCGGCGAAGAAGGCGGGCCTGAACGTGCTGGTCACCGACCACCACTTGCCCGGAGACGAACTGCCGTTGGCCGATGCCATCGTCAATCCGAACCAGCCCGGCTGCGAATTTCCGAGCAAGGCACTGGCCGGCGTCGGGGTGATTTTCTATGTGTTGATGGCCCTGCGCGCACGGTTGCGCAGCCTCGGCTGGTACGCAAACACGCCGCAGCCGAACATCGGCGAATTGCTGGACCTGGTGGCGCTGGGCAGCGTCGCCGACGTCGTACCGCTGGATGCCAACAACCGGATTCTGGTGCACCAGGGCCTGGAGCGGATTCGCGCCGGGCGTGCCCGTCCGGGCATCAAGGCGATTCTCGAAGTGGCCAAGCGTGAACCGGCGCGCATCACCTCGACCGACCTGGGCTTCATTGTCGGCCCGCGCCTGAATGCGGCGGGGCGTCTGGATGACATGAGCCTGGGCATCGAATGCCTGATCACCGAAGACGCGGGGCTGGCGCGGGAAATGGCCGTGCAACTCGACGGGATGAACCAGGACCGCAAATCCATCGAGCAGGGCATGCAGCGTGAAGCGCTGGCTCAACTGAAGGATTTGCCGGTCGAGTCGATGCCGTTTGGCCTGTGCCTGTTTGATCCCGAGTGGCACCAGGGTGTCATCGGAATCCTCGCCTCGCGTATGAAAGAGCGCTATTTCCGTCCGACCATTGCCTTTGCCGATGCCGGCGATGGTTTGCTCAAGGGCTCGGGGCGTTCGGTTCAGGGTTTCCACATCCGTGACGCCTTGAGCGTGGTGGCCGCGCAACATCCGAACCTGATCACCAAGTACGGCGGCCACGCCATGGCGGCCGGTCTGACCTTGCCCGAAGCGAATTTTCCGTTGTTCGCCGAGGCCTTTGACGCTGAAGTGCGCAGGCAATTGCGCGAAGAAGACCTGACCGGGCGACTGCTGTCGGACGGGGTTTTGGCTGTCGAAGAGTTCCATCTTGAACTGGCCCGTGCCCTGCGCCATGCAGGCCCGTGGGGGCAGCACTTCCCGGAGCCGCTGTTTCATGGGGTGTTTCAGTTGGTTGAGCAGCGCGTCGTCGGCGAACGGCACCTCAAAGTGGTGCTGAGAAGCGAATGCGGCTCGGTGAAGCTCGATGGCATTGCCTTCGGCATCGACCGCGACATCTGGCCGAATCCGACGATCAAATGGGTGGAACTGGCCTACAAACTCGACCTCAACGAGTTTCGCGGGAACGAGACGGTGCAACTGATGATTGCCCACATAGAACCGCGCTGAGCCTTTCGCGAGCAAGCCCGCTCCCACAGGATTTGCGCAAACCCTGTGGGAGCGGGCTTGCTCGCGAAAGCGATCGCCCTCACGCCAAATATCCCCGGAACCCTCCCTCATCCCCCGATGTCGACTAGGCTCTAAGCACTGCTTGATTATCCTTGTGACGTCTTGTCCAATTTTTGCCCGCGGGGGCGGGTGCTACGCCTTTTTCCTGTCACTCGTCGACTTTTCAAACAGAACCCTGGAGCCTGCCCACTGATTCGAGAGGTGCCCCATGAGTCTGCTGCTTGAACCCTATACCCTTCGTCAATTGACCCTGCTCAACCGCATTGCCGTATCACCGATGTGCCAGTACTCCAGCGTTGA is drawn from Pseudomonas sp. 31-12 and contains these coding sequences:
- the recJ gene encoding single-stranded-DNA-specific exonuclease RecJ encodes the protein MRIEPRLLPDTLPFLGDLPPLLTRLYAARGVQSEAELDKSLARLIPFQQLKGIDAAVDLLVSALEQRQRILIVGDFDADGATASTVGVLGLRLLGAAHVDYLVPNRFEYGYGLTPEIVEVALTRTPQLLITVDNGISSVEGVAAAKKAGLNVLVTDHHLPGDELPLADAIVNPNQPGCEFPSKALAGVGVIFYVLMALRARLRSLGWYANTPQPNIGELLDLVALGSVADVVPLDANNRILVHQGLERIRAGRARPGIKAILEVAKREPARITSTDLGFIVGPRLNAAGRLDDMSLGIECLITEDAGLAREMAVQLDGMNQDRKSIEQGMQREALAQLKDLPVESMPFGLCLFDPEWHQGVIGILASRMKERYFRPTIAFADAGDGLLKGSGRSVQGFHIRDALSVVAAQHPNLITKYGGHAMAAGLTLPEANFPLFAEAFDAEVRRQLREEDLTGRLLSDGVLAVEEFHLELARALRHAGPWGQHFPEPLFHGVFQLVEQRVVGERHLKVVLRSECGSVKLDGIAFGIDRDIWPNPTIKWVELAYKLDLNEFRGNETVQLMIAHIEPR